A window of the Brassica napus cultivar Da-Ae chromosome C5, Da-Ae, whole genome shotgun sequence genome harbors these coding sequences:
- the LOC106399027 gene encoding uncharacterized protein LOC106399027: MTQTTPGTFALIQNMASSSLNKTKEHDRSKSVNSIDDLAAKVDQLLKGNQSQVFIMEEATPEKSVGDLAFEAELSGDDQQEVSYVNGQGWQLKNYHPNPNVRNNQQLFWPKQDKSTDPAQSNQGQYVGYQKNYQPRAYVLSQPQNNTPQMKKHQNPQPATSAPIVAPQDETKVMLQQLFQGQQLQGKALNQVTTEINTRMNHMFGDLSTKYDNVASHMRQMDIQIAQTAESVKSGKQLSEPEKRRFTTAEKGKQKESKQLPADTPAVERNTEPAVGTSSPGPEQPAEAVRPIPEVVPPREYIPKVPYPVPAKATRKDREEMKCRKMLEDLTVRLPLMDVIQMMPSIRSFMKGLISGKISEESEFMTVSKDCSVVFQNRQIKKRGDPGKFVLSIQIGKTVFACSLVDLGSSVNLMPYSVARRLGYTHFKPTKMSLVFADRSVKSPVGILEDLQVKVENTSVPADFVVLELEEESKDPLLLGRPFLCSVGAIIDVRQGKIDLNFGDIVMQFEMDELLKKPMLDGQTFEVDEGIDPQLPRERMIEEILTENPLELALVRAEAEQSVVNIDADGYAKILNSTRSMGRMVASLSLGEASNTDENIPAGATPTPNLHVPPNQPDDPWSELKAPKVELKPHPKGSGFFQIPIHPDYQEKTTFTCPYGTYAYRRMPFGLCNAPATFQRCMISIFTDLIEDIMEVFMDDFSVYGSSFSVCLSNLCRVLKRCEEKHLVLNWEKCHFMVRDGIVLGHKISEKGIEVDKAKIEVMMSLQPPTTVKAIRGFLGHAGFYRRFIQDFSRIVRPLTRLLCKEIKFDFDSKCLVAFHTIKGALVSAHVVQPPDWDLPFEIMTDASDFTVGAVLGQRKDKKLHVIYYASKTMDEAQCRYATTEKELLAIVFAFEKFRSYLVGSKVIVHTDHAALKYLLTKKDAKPRFLRWILLLQEFNIEIKDKRGVENGVADHLSRMKIEDDTTLDEEHPVEHVNVIEPVAAIQKQYSHLPWFAEIANFLAAEKQPLKFTENDKRKFLREARRYIGDEPYLYRHCKDGLFRRCVPEADIPGIPHHCHGSSYAGHFATFKTVSKILQAGFWWPTMFRDAHAYIARCDACQRLGHISKRNEMPHNYILEVEVFDSWGVDFMGPFPPSFKNEYILVAVDYVSKWVEAMVSLTNDAKAVTKMFSSIIFPRFGVPRVVISDGGTHFINKAFQGLLKKNGVRHKVATAYHPQTSGHVEVSNREIKSILQKAVNTSRKDWSLKLDDALWAYRTAYKTPLGTTPYHLVYGKACHLPVKLEYKAAWAVKLLNFDIKPATERRMIQIHELEEIRHLAYESSKIYKEKTKAYHDKRIIARRFRPNDKVLLFNSRLRLFPCKLKSRWSGPFTVKEVRPYGAVLLLDRKGDEFVVNGQRLKHYLADSTIAEGEEILLSAPPSTGSADPSQANDFNQALGGRQPTDMCKKVGEDRIDAAPYSLMPYIKRRESEHNENS, translated from the exons atgactcaaaccacacctggtacGTTTGCGTTGATTCAGAACATGGCATCAAGTTCACTGAACAAGACCAAGGAGCATGACCGCTCGAAGAGTGTGAACAGCATAGATGATCTCGCTGCGAAGGTGGACCAACTGCTTAAGGGAAACCAAAGCCAAGTGTTCATAATGGAAGAAGCAACTCCTGAGAAGAGTGTCGGTGACCTGGCGTTTGAAGCTGAATTATCAGGGGACGATCAGCAAGAGGTGAGCTACGTGAATGGGCAAGGATGGCAGCTCAAAAACTACCACCCAAACCCTAACGTGCGGAACAACCAACAGCTTTTCTGGCCTAAGCAAGATAAATCAACTGATCCTGCACAGAGTAACCAAGGTCAGTATGTCGGGTATCAAAAGAACTACCAACCCCGGGCTTATGTTCTAAGCCAACCGCAGAACAACACGCCCCAGATGAAGAAACACCAGAACCCTCAACCAGCTACCTCTGCTCCTATCGTTGCTCCGCAAGATGAGACAAAGGTCATGTTGCAGCAACTGTTCCAAGGACAACAGCTCCAAGGGAAAGCTCTGAACCAGGTTACTACCGAGATCAATACCAGAATGAACCATATGTTCGGAGATTTGAGCACCAAGTACGATAATGTCGCGAGCCATATGAGACAGATGGACATTCAGATAGCTCAGACTGCTGAGAGCGTCAAGAG CGGAAAGCAACTTTCCGAGCCGGAGAAGAGGAGGTTCACCACGGCTGAGAAAGGGAAGCAGAAAGAGTCGAAACAATTACCTGCCGATACCCCGGCAGTTGAGAGGAATACGGAACCAGCAGTTGGAACAAGTTCGCCAGGGCCAGAACAACCAGCTGAAGCTGTTCGCCCTATCCCAGAGGTTGTTCCTCCTCGCGAATACATTCCTAAAGTCCCTTACCCTGTTCCAGCCAAGGCCACTCGTAAGGACAGAGAGGAGATGAAGTGCAGGAAGATGTTGGAGGACCTAACCGTCCGACTCCCCTTGATGGATGTGATCCAGATGATGCCCTCCATACGCAGCTTTATGAAGGGATTGATCTCAGGAAAAATATCAGAAGAGAGCGAATTCATGACAGTTTCCAAGGATTGCAGCGTAGTGTTTCAGAACAGGCAGATAAAGAAGCGAGGAGACCCCGGAAAGTTCGTCCTCTCTATCCAGATTGGGAAGACAGTTTTTGCATGCTCCTTGGTTGATCTTGGATCCAGCGTGAACCTCATGCCTTACTCTGTAGCACGACGTCTAGGATACACGCATTTCAAACCAACTAAGATGTCCTTAGTGTTCGCGGATAGATCAGTCAAATCCCCAGTTGGTATACTAGAGGATCTCCAAGTAAAAGTCGAAAACACCTCTGTTCCAGCAGACTTCGTTgttctggagctggaagaagAGTCTAAAGATCCTCTCCTCTTGGGAAGACCATTCCTATGTAGTGTTGGAGCCATCATTGATGTGCGACAAGGGAAGATTGATCTGAATTTTGGGGACATAGTCATGCAATTTGAGATGGATGAACTACTAAAAAAGCCGATGTTAGATGGGCAGACCTTTGAGGTTGATGAAGGGATTGACCCGCAACTACCTCGCGAAAGAATGATCGAGGAGATTCTTACAGAAAACCCACTTGAGCTTGCACTAGTAAGAGCTGAGGCTGAGCAGAGTGTCGTAAACATTGATGCAGACGGGTATGCCAAGATTCTTAATTCCACAAGGAGTATGGGAAGGATGGTAGCgagtctaagtctgggggaggcaAGCAACACGGACGAGAACAttccagctggagcgacccctaCACCGAACTTGCATGTTCCGCCGAACCAACCAGATGATCCCTGGAGTGAGCTTAAAGCTCCCAAGGTTGAGCTAAAACCCCATCCCAAGGGCTCAG gtttctttcagatcCCTATCCATCCAGACTATCAGGAAAAGACGACGTTCACCTGCCCCTATGGAACGTACGCTTACAGGAGAATGCCATTCGGCTTGTGCAATGCGCCAGCAACATTTCAGCGCTGCATGATATCAATCTTTACTGACCTGATTGAagacattatggaggttttcatggacgatttcagcGTCTATGGAAGCTCCTTTAGTGTCTGTTTGTCTAACTTGTGCAGGGTACTAAAAAGGTGTGAGGAGAAACATCTAGTgctcaattgggagaagtgccacTTCATGGTCAGGGATGGGATTGTTCTGGGGCACAAAATCTCCGAGAAAGGcattgaggtggataaggcaAAGATCGAGGTGATGATGAGCTTGCAACCACCAACAACTGTGAAAGCTATCAGGGGTTTCTTGGGTCACGCGGGGTTTTACAGAAGGTTCATCCAGGACTTCTCAAGGATAGTGAGACCACTCACCAGACTGCTCTGCAAGGAGATCAAGTTTGATTTCGACAGTAAGTGCTTAGTTGCGTTCCATACCATCAAAGGAGCTCTAGTCAGCGCGCATGTAGTACAACCGCCAGACTGGGATCTCCCTTTTGAAATCATGACTGATGCCAGCGATTTTACAGTTGGAGCAGTCCTTGGGCAGCGCAAAGATAAGAAACTTCATGTAATCTATTACGCAAGCAAAACCATGGATGAAGCTCAATGCAGATACGCTACGACTGAGAAGGAACTTCTGGCTATTGTTTTTGCATTCGAGAAGTTCAGATCCTACCTGGTGGGATCTAAGGTGATTGTGCACACCGACCATGCTGCTCTTAAGTACCTGCTCacaaagaaagatgcaaaaccgAGGTTTTTGAGgtggattcttcttctccaagaatTCAATATTGAGATAAAAGATAAGAGAGGGGTTGAGAATGGGGTTGCAGACCATTTGTCAAGAATGAAGATTGAGGACGACACAACTCTTGATGAAGAACACCCAGTGGAACACGTCAACGTGATTG AGCCAGTCGCCGCGATCCAAAAGCAGTACTCTCACCTCCCGTGGTTTGCTGAGATTGCGAATTTTCTTGCTGCTGAAAAGCAACCCCTTAAGTTCACTGAAAACGACAAGAGGAAATTTTTAAGGGAGGCGAGGCGTTATATTGGGGATGAACCATACTTGTACAGACATTGCAAGGATGGCTTGTTCAGAAGGTGTGTTCCAGAGGCAGATATCCCAGGAATCCCACATCATTGCCATGGTTCTTCTTACGCAGGCCACTTCGCTACATTCAAAACGGTTTCCAAAATCCTTCAAGCGGGTTTCTGGTGGCCAACTATGTTCAGGGATGCTCACGCCTACATAGCCAGATGCGATGCATGCCAGCGACTTGGGCACATCagcaagaggaatgagatgcctcataATTACATTCTAGAGGTTGAGGTGTTCGACAGTTGGGGAGTCGATTTCATGGGCCCATTCCCTCCATCCTTCAAGAACGAGTACATCCTCGTCGCCGTTGACTATGTATCTAAGTGGGTAGAAGCGATGGTGAGTCTCACTAATGATGCAAAAGCGGTGACTAAGATGTTCAGCTCCATCATCTTTCCGAGATTTGGAGTGCCCCGAGTGGTCATTAGCGATGGTGGaacacacttcatcaacaaggcaTTTCAGGGCCTCTTAAAGAAGAATGGAGTAAGGCACAAGGTGGCAACCGCTTATCATCCACAGACGAGTGGACATGTTGAGGTTTCCAACAGGGAGATCAAGAGCATTCTCCAGAAAGCTGTCAACACTTCACGAAAGGACTGGTCACTTAAGCTGGACGATGCTCTATGGGCCTACAGAACGGCCTACAAAACGCCGCTAGGGACAACCCCCTATCACCTGGTCTACGGTAAGGCGTGTCACCTTCCTGTCAAACTCGAATACAAGGCTGCATGGGCAGTCAAGTTACTGAATTTCGACATCAAGCCAGCAACTGAGAGGCGCATGATCCAAATCCATGAGCTGGAAGAGATAAGGCACCTCGCCTATGAAAGCTCCAAAATTTATAAGGAAAAGACCAAGGCCTACCATGACAAGCGAATCATTGCCAGACGTTTCAGACCCaacgataaggtcttgcttttcAATTCAAGGCTGAGGTTGTTCCCATGCAAGCTGAAGTCTAGATGGTCCGGACCCTTCACTGTTAAGGAAGTTCGACCCTACGGAGCTGTTTTGTTACTGGACAGAAAAGGAGACGAGTTCGTAGTGAACGGGCAGCGCTTAAAGCATTATCTTGCTGACTCCACTATCGCAGAGGGCGAAGAAATTCTCCTAAGCGCTCCCCCATCAACCGGATCGGCTGATccaagtcaagctaatgactttaaccaagcgcttggtgggagacAACCCACTG atatgtgcaaaaaggtcggagaggatAGGATTGACGCAGCCCCTTACTCGTTAATGCCTTACATTAAGAGAAGAGAAAGCGAGCATAATGAGAACAGTTGA
- the LOC106359127 gene encoding uncharacterized protein LOC106359127, whose amino-acid sequence MENEEGIGEGLIPVSVDLGMHDGDSWVPVPEEGANQEWSIPVTAASPIEEESNANSTLVSQEIENEEGEEYWEYEIGQKPKKPNEEDMEKDENERIGNGEEEEELEDRYELEIEQSVADFVDEEFIGRNTIPESEDEDEDEFYPRDRKRKKTEDKLDVGTSFFSGFEFKEAVLHYALSKGRNIEQSKWDKTKLSFKCAMRGKCKWRVYCAYDEPTRKWLVKTRYRYHSCTPNGKCKMLRSPVIARLFLDKLREDGNLMHEKIQEMIKEKWKLIPSRNQCQRGRTLALKWLHKEYADQFSHLRGYVSEIQRTNPGTSVVLETIPNAAGEDMFDRFYVCFEKLKTLWSGTCRPIIGLYGTFLKQEVKGILLTAIGHDGNNQIYPFAWALVQGETSDTWLWFIKQLKRNLNLGDGEKFVLLSDSSKGLISAIEYELPKAEHRRCVKHIVENLKKKHKKKDLLKLVVWNLAWSYNTTQYGENLTKMQEYSMSLYDDVMKLEPKKWSLPFYKLGSYCEDVDNNATESFNATIVGARAKAVVPMLETIRRQAMVRIAKRNKKSLRRQQRFTKYVVEMLKSEKKDADKCITTPGTHGVFDVRLSGQTYDVNTNRMTCTCGKWQITGIPCEHAYGAMIDVGLDVDEYVSEFFSTHLWQQTYSESINTVRGPRFWMKKDKYKLVVEAPEPALPGRKRKNKKKKFPRFKGKNESPKKKKKTIETLGRKGRTMHCSKCGEADHNAATCKLHPKKKIKKEPKEKEQGSTSGLNGTTHQSQTIQD is encoded by the exons ATGGAGAACGAAGAAGGAATAGGAGAAGGTTTGATTCCTGTATCTGTAGATTTGGGGATGCATGATGGAGATAGCTGGGTTCCTGTTCCAGAAGAAGGCGCAAATCAAGAGTGGAGCATTCCTGTCACTGCAGCTTCGCCAATAGAAGAGGAGTCAAATGCAAACTCGACTCTTGTTTCCCAGGAGATAGAAAACGAAGAAGGTGAAGAATATTGGGAGTATGAAATCGGGCAAAAGCCGAAAAAGCCCAACGAAGAAGACATGGAAAAAGATGAAAATGAAAGAATTGgtaatggtgaagaagaagaagagctggAGGATCGGTATGAGCTTGAGATTGAACAGTCGGTGGCAGATTTTGTGGATGAGGAGTTCATTGGGAGGAACACGATTCCAGAAAGCGAAGATGAGGACGAAGATGAGTTTTATCCGAGAGACAGAAAACGCAAAAAGACAGAAGATAAACTTGATGTGGGAACATCTTTCTTCTCTGGTTTTGAGTTCAAAGAGGCGGTGTTACATTATGCTCTGAGCAAAGGCCGAAATATAGAGCAAAGTAAGTGGGATAAAACGAAGCTGAGCTTTAAGTGTGCGATGAGAGGAAAGTGTAAATGGAGGGTTTATTGTGCTTATGATGAACCCACTCGGAAGTGGTTGGTGAAGACTAGGTACAGGTATCATAGCTGTACACCAAATGGAAAGTGCAAAATGCTTAGAAGTCCAGTTATAGCAAGGCTGTTCCTTGATAAACTAAGGGAGGATGGTAATTTAATGCATGAGAAGATTCAAGAGATGATTAAGGAGAAGTGGAAGCTAATACCTTCAAGGAATCAGTGCCAACGAGGAAGAACTTTGGCGTTGAAATGGCTTCACAAGGAGTATGCAGATCAATTTTCACATCTTCGAGGTTATGTGAGCGAGATTCAAAGGACCAATCCAGGTACGAGTGTAGTCCTTGAAACCATCCCTAATGCTGCTGGAGAAGATATGTTTGATCGGTTCTACGTTTGCTTCGAGAAGCTTAAAACGTTGTGGAGTGGAACTTGTAGACCTATTATAGGTCTTTATGGAACATTTCTAAAGCAAGAAGTGAAAGGCATATTACTTACTGCTATAGGACATGACGGAAATAACCAGATTTATCCATTTGCTTGGGCTCTGGTACAAGGTGAGACATCTGATACATGGCTCTGGTTTATCAAGCAACTCAAACGGAATCTCAATCTTGGAGATGGAGAGAAGTTTGTACTTCTATCTGACAGCTCAAAG GGTCTCATAAGCGCTATTGAATATGAGTTACCAAAGGCTGAGCATAGAAGGTGTGTTAAACACATTGTTGAAAACCTGAAgaagaagcacaagaagaaaGATCTTTTGAAACTCGTGGTATGGAATCTAGCTTGGAGCTACAATACTACTCAGTACGGCGAGAACCTCACGAAGATGCAGGAGTATAGTATGTCACTATACGATGATGTTATGAAGCTGGAACCGAAGAAGTGGTCCCTGCCTTTCTATAAGCTTGGCAGCTACTGTGAGGATGTTGATAACAACGCCACTGAATCATTCAATGCCACCATTGTCGGAGCTAGAGCTAAGGCGGTTGTACCTATGTTGGAGACCATCCGAAGACAAGCCATGGTTAGAATTGCAAAGAGAAACAAGAAGTCGCTTAGGCGCCAGCAGAGGTTTACAAAATATGTGGTTGAAATGCTAAAGTCTGAGAAAAAAGATGCTGACAAGTGTATAACGACTCCGGGAACTCATGGTGTGTTTGATGTACGGCTTTCAGGACAGACATATGACGTCAATACTAATAGGATGACTTGTACATGCGGGAAGTGGCAGATAACTGGTATTCCATGTGAGCATGCGTATGGAGCAATGATAGATGTAGGCTTAGATGTTGATGAATATGTTTCTGAGTTCTTCTCAACACATCTATGGCAACAAACTTACAGTGAGTCGATCAACACGGTTAGAGGTCCACGTTTCTGGATGAAAAAGGATAAGTACAAGTTGGTTGTTGAAGCACCTGAGCCTGCGCTTCCTGGTAGGAAgaggaaaaacaagaaaaagaagttTCCGAGATTCAAAGGCAAAAATGAAtcgccaaagaagaagaagaagacaatagAGACTCTTGGAAGGAAAGGTCGCACCATGCATTGTTCTAAATGTGGAGAAGCTGATCATAATGCAGCAACATGCAAGTTACACCCGAAGAAAAAGATCAAGAAAGAGCCTAAAGAGAAG GAACAAGGAAGCACTTCGGGTCTCAATGGCACGACACACCAATCTCAAACAATTCAAGACTAA
- the LOC106401643 gene encoding receptor-like protein 4, giving the protein MPLSPSSFFLSLSSLLLILPLSLSSPFNTSFFIDCGSPEPSTDAFNRTWLPDQFYSGGSTAVVSEPLRFHLIAEKTVRYFPLSFGKKNCYVIPLPAGRYYIRTFTVYDNYDGKSHSPSFDVSVEGTLVFSWRSPWPENFLRDGSYSDLFAFIGDGELDLCFYSIATDPPIVGSLEVLQVDPSSYDADGTGRDVLLVNYGRLTCGSDQWGPGFTNDTDSFSRSWQSDEAFRSEEAKSLARSLSTVEKIKGVDQAPNFFPVKLYQTAVTVSGGGALVYELEVDAKLDYLMWFHFSEIDSTVKKAGQRVFDLVVNDDKVRRVDVFNEVGGFAAYSLNYTVKNLSSTTLTVKLSPISGAPIISGLETYAIVPADMATVPEQMTAMKALKDSLRVPDRMGWNGDPCAPTSWDAWEGVQCRPNPQGSALVIFQIDLGSQGLKGFISEQISLLTNLNSLNLSSNSLTGQLPLGLGHKSLASLDLSNNQLTGPIPESLSTSSLKLVLLNGNELQGKVPEEVYSVGVHGGIIDLSGNKGLCGVPSLPSCPLLWENGHLSKGGKIAIAVSCVVVLVLVLLVIYLCCIWRGRHDYDFAPPTDLTSLAAKRNRYQRQKSLMLLEMESQHAKGMPTLPLNSQ; this is encoded by the exons ATGCCCTTATCTCCCTCCTCCTTCTTCCTGTCTCTCTCCTCCCTTCTCCTGATCcttcccctctctctctcctctccgttCA ATACTTCTTTCTTCATTGACTGCGGAAGCCCCGAACCTTCCACCGACGCCTTCAACCGCACATGGCTCCCCGACCAATTCTACTCCGGCGGATCCACCGCCGTCGTCTCGGAGCCTCTCCGCTTCCACCTCATCGCCGAGAAGACCGTCCGCTACTTCCCTCTCTCCTTCGGCAAGAAAAACTGCTACGTCATCCCCCTCCCCGCCGGCCGCTACTACATCAGAACCTTCACGGTCTACGACAACTACGACGGCAAATCACACTCCCCGTCCTTCGACGTCTCCGTGGAAGGCACCCTCGTCTTCTCCTGGAGATCCCCTTGGCCTGAGAATTTCCTCCGCGACGGCTCGTACTCCGATCTGTTCGCCTTCATCGGAGACGGCGAGCTGGATTTGTGCTTCTACAGCATCGCCACCGATCCTCCTATAGTAGGCTCCCTCGAGGTCTTGCAAGTGGATCCGTCTTCTTACGACGCCGACGGGACTGGTCGGGATGTTTTGTTGGTTAACTACGGGAGACTCACTTGCGGTTCGGACCAGTGGGGGCCTGGTTTCACCAACGACACCGATAGCTTCAGTCGGTCGTGGCAGTCCGACGAGGCGTTTCGCTCCGAGGAGGCTAAGTCCTTGGCCAGGTCGTTGTCCACGGTGGAGAAGATCAAGGGAGTTGATCAGGCTCCCAATTTTTTTCCGGTTAAGCTTTATCAGACGGCGGTTACGGTGTCCGGAGGTGGAGCGCTTGTTTACGAGCTGGAGGTTGACGCCAAGCTTGATTACCTGATGTGGTTCCATTTCTCGGAGATTGATTCGACGGTGAAGAAAGCTGGTCAGAGAGTGTTTGATCTTGTGGTGAACGATGACAAGGTGAGGAGAGTTGATGTGTTCAACGAGGTTGGAGGATTTGCAGCTTATAGTTTGAACTATACCGTCAAGAATCTGAGCAGTACTACTTTGACGGTGAAGCTATCCCCTATTTCTGGAGCACCGATCATCAGCGGGTTAGAGACTTACGCCATTGTTCCTGCTGATATGGCTACGGTGCCTGAACAAA TGACTGCTATGAAAGCGTTGAAGGATTCACTGCGTGTTCCTGATAGGATGGGTTGGAATGGTGATCCTTGTGCTCCCACTAGCTGGGACGCTTGGGAAGGAGTTCAATGCCGGCCTAACCCACAAGGATCTGCTCTTGTTATATTCCAAAT AGACCTGGGAAGCCAGGGCTTAAAAGGATTCATCAGTGAACAGATTAGCCTCCTGACAAATTTGAATAGCCT GAACTTGAGTTCAAATTCCTTAACTGGTCAACTACCTTTAGGTCTTGGTCATAAATCCCTTGCGAGTCT TGACTTGTCAAACAATCAGCTCACAGGACCAATACCTGAAAGTTTGTCCACGTCAAGCTTAAAGCTCGT GCTTTTGAATGGCAACGAGTTGCAAGGAAAGGTACCTGAGGAGGTTTATTCAGTTGGTGTTCATGGTGGAATTATCGA TCTCTCTGGAAACAAAGGATTATGCGGTGTTCCCTCTCTTCCCTCGTGTCCACTGTTATGGGAGAATGGCCACTTATCCAAAGGAGGTAAAATAGCCATAGCCGTATCTTGTGTGGTGGTATTGGTTCTAGTACTCTTGGTCATTTACTTGTGCTGCATATGGAGAGGAAGGCATGATTACGACTTTGCACCTCCTACCGATCTAACAT CACTTGCAGCAAAGAGAAACAGATACCAGAGGCAGAAGTCGTTGATGCTACTGGAAATGGAGAGCCAACATGCTAAAGGAATGCCTACACTTCCCTTGAACTCGCAATAG